Genomic window (Bacillus pumilus):
TGATCATCAATGATACCGTCTTCATTTTTAAATCGTTCTTCCTTTTCTACACCCATCCCGTTTTCGGCTACAAACCACTCGATATTTCCGTATTCTTCTTTTATTCTCATCCCCATATCATAGACAATGTCCGGGTAGATTTCCCAGCCTCTGAATGGATTCATTTTTCTCCCTGGAAGCTCAAACATATCGTAATAATAAGACGGATGAAATGGTGTCCCTTCATTCCACGCCTTACTCGGTGCCTTGACACGATGCGGGTAGTATAAGTTGAGCCCGACGACATCAACCGGATGATTCTTGATGACCTGCAGCTCTTCCTCTGTCGCATCGAAAAGAATATCATGTTTTTTCAACACATCGAGCAGTTCTTTTGGATACTCCCCTTTGATCGAGGGATCTAAGAACACTCGATTAAAAAACAGATCATACATCCGTGCCGCTTCCTGATCATGCAGGGCAGAGGATCTTGCATACGTCACTTCTGGATTGAGAATCACCCCAATTTTTGCACCTATCGATTCCTTCAATCTCATCTCCCGAAACAGCTTCACCACTTTTGCCGTTGCCAGCGCTTTATGATAGTTCCACTGCATCCATTTCTTCGTATTTTGCTCAAAGGGATAACGGATAGCGTCTAGATAAACACGAGTTTGGACAACAATCGGTTCATTAAAGCTAAACCAATGTTTCACCCGATCCCCGTAGCGCTCAAATACCTTTTCCGCATAGAGGACAAATAGCTCGACGACGTGCTTTGATGACCATCCGCCATATTTTTCAAGCAGCTCGGCTGGAAGCTCATAATGCTCTAAGCAAAACATCGGCTCTACACCTGCTGCGATTAATTCATTGATCAAATCATCAATATAACGGGCATAGGTCTCATCCACAATCCCCTTCTCGTAATCTATGAGAAATCTCGACCAATTAATCGACGTCCTGTAATGAGTCAGTCCGATTTCTTTCATAAGGGCTACATCTTCTGGATAACGCTCATAAAAGTTCGTTGCGCCTGCCGGTCCATATCCTTCATGCCACACGTGATACCCGTTCTTATACCATAAATCGATGTACGAATCCTGATGCGCTTGCTTTCCCTTCCATCCCTCCGTTTGCCAAGCAGAAGCCGCAGCACCTAGGATAAAATCACTTGGAATCTCAATTCTGTTCATGCTGCCACCTTCCCTTTCCTCGTCTGAACGTGAGTCCTTCCCAAATCCCTTGCAAATACATAGCTTTCAAGCGCTCGATCATATAAACGGTAACCAGGTCTGCCTATCTCACCAAAGATTGCATGTTCATTCATGCCACTCCCCTTTATTCTGAATCTGGTGCCGCTTCCGGTTTACGGTTAGACAAAAGAACAAATGGAAAATAGATGAAGACCGCAACCACAATACAGATGAGCTGTGTGATGACCGCCCCCATGCTGCCAGCGGTGGACAGCCACGCATTCACAATCGGCGGTGTCGTCCACGGCACCATCACAACGGCTTTTCCAGCAAATCCTGTAGCTGTCGCAATGTAACCAATCGTACCTGTCACAAGCGGTGTGACGATAAATGGAATGGCCATCACAGGGTTTAACATGACGGGCAAGCCAAAAATAACGGGTTCATTGATGTTAAAAAGACCTGGTCCAGATGAGAGCTTGGCAATACTTCGCATCTCTTCCCTTCTTCCAGCAATAAAAATCGCAATCAAAAGCCCAATGGTCACACCTGAACCACCAATGCTCATATACACATCCCAAAATGGCATCGTGATGATATTCGGAATCTCTTTTCCTTCTTGAAATGCTGTCATATTCACTGCAATTGACCCTAATAAGAGCGGCTCCCTGATCGGTTTGATCATCTGGTTGCCATGGATGCCGATCACCCAGAAAAATTGTGCCACAAACATCAACGTTAAAATCCCTGGCAGACCTTGTACAACACTTTCTAGCGGACGCTGTACCACGTTATACACTGCTTCATGCAAATAAATGCCTGTCAAACGGTGAAATGCAAAGCCGAAGGAACTAATGATCGTAATCGTAATGATCGAAGGAAAAAGTGACGAAAAAGATGTTGCCACATTCGATGGAACAGAATCTGGCATCTTGATTTGCAGCCATTTTACCTCGGTCAGCTTACAAAAGATTTCCACAGATACGATTGCAATGATCATCCCTAAAAATAGGCTTTTTGGATCGGAAAATTGCCTTGCCAGTACATCTACGACCTCACGCATCGATCCATCAACTTCAAGAAGAAGTGTCGTTGGAATAACAGATATAAACGAAATCAATGCCATCAGACCTGGGAACAGAGACTTGTGCCCGTTGATTTTCCCAAGCTCTATCCCGATCAGGAACACAGCCCCAATTGTTAAAAAGTTCAGCGTGGCATAGTTGATTGCCTTCATAATTGGCTGAAGCTCTGCTAAAAATCTAAATATCTCAAAATGAGCAAGCCCTGTCTCCGGGCTCATAATCATATTTGCCACCAGTACAGCAAAAGCCCCTGTAATGATGATTGGCATCAGCGTGACAAATGCCTGTTTAATCGCCATAATATATTTCTGGTTCGTGATGCGATAAGCTACATTTCCCATGACGTCTGCTGCTTTCTCCTTGAAGCTCATGATCCGTCTCCCCCTTTGCAAAAACTCGTGATCATCCTCCTTTTTGATGTTATTTTAAAAGCGCTTTCATTAACATCTAATCTTTTTCCTCACAGATGTGGAAATGGGTGTCCCTTTTTTTCATTTGGATGCTCCAATACTTGAAGTGCCGCCGCCAGTTCCTCAAATGAAGCGGCCTTGATGAGTTGTTCCACCACTTCCTTACGCTCTGTCAGCCGTACAAGAAATTGATAAAGTGACTGTAATTCTTTTTGATACGTCTTTTGGATACTCAACAAACAAACAACTTGTACCCGATCTTCACCCCACAGCACCGGTTTTTTCAACGTACAGATCGCACAAAATGTGTCATCTGTTGCCGGCTTAATCGGATGGGGAATCGCGACCAAATGACCAAACGATGTCGGTGATACTTGCTCTCTCTCCAGTAATAATTGTTCAAACTCGTCTGGGATGCGATGCTGTTCCTTGAGCACGTTCACGAAAAATTGCAGAACCTCTTCCCTTGATTGAAGATCTTGCTGAAAAAATGTCAGCGCCGGACTAACATACCGCAAAACCCCTGTATCCTGCGCGCCCTGAACAAACCGTTTCAGCCGCACAATATCATCGTCACTTAGAATCGTATGTACATCAATCACTGGCACCGGCAACGTGTTCTGTAGCGGAATGGTACTAATGATAAAATCAATGCCTCTCAAATCATACGAAGACATTTCCCCAACACTTGCAGTTCCAGCGATCTCCAGCCTTCCGCT
Coding sequences:
- a CDS encoding glycoside hydrolase family 1 protein is translated as MNRIEIPSDFILGAAASAWQTEGWKGKQAHQDSYIDLWYKNGYHVWHEGYGPAGATNFYERYPEDVALMKEIGLTHYRTSINWSRFLIDYEKGIVDETYARYIDDLINELIAAGVEPMFCLEHYELPAELLEKYGGWSSKHVVELFVLYAEKVFERYGDRVKHWFSFNEPIVVQTRVYLDAIRYPFEQNTKKWMQWNYHKALATAKVVKLFREMRLKESIGAKIGVILNPEVTYARSSALHDQEAARMYDLFFNRVFLDPSIKGEYPKELLDVLKKHDILFDATEEELQVIKNHPVDVVGLNLYYPHRVKAPSKAWNEGTPFHPSYYYDMFELPGRKMNPFRGWEIYPDIVYDMGMRIKEEYGNIEWFVAENGMGVEKEERFKNEDGIIDDQYRISFISQHLKRALQAKAEGSNCTGYMLWAFTDNVSPMNAFKNRYGLVEIQLENERNRQMKASAYWYRTLMKTRELKVETEIIYR
- a CDS encoding mannonate dehydratase, with translation MNEHAIFGEIGRPGYRLYDRALESYVFARDLGRTHVQTRKGKVAA
- a CDS encoding PTS sugar transporter subunit IIC, producing the protein MSFKEKAADVMGNVAYRITNQKYIMAIKQAFVTLMPIIITGAFAVLVANMIMSPETGLAHFEIFRFLAELQPIMKAINYATLNFLTIGAVFLIGIELGKINGHKSLFPGLMALISFISVIPTTLLLEVDGSMREVVDVLARQFSDPKSLFLGMIIAIVSVEIFCKLTEVKWLQIKMPDSVPSNVATSFSSLFPSIITITIISSFGFAFHRLTGIYLHEAVYNVVQRPLESVVQGLPGILTLMFVAQFFWVIGIHGNQMIKPIREPLLLGSIAVNMTAFQEGKEIPNIITMPFWDVYMSIGGSGVTIGLLIAIFIAGRREEMRSIAKLSSGPGLFNINEPVIFGLPVMLNPVMAIPFIVTPLVTGTIGYIATATGFAGKAVVMVPWTTPPIVNAWLSTAGSMGAVITQLICIVVAVFIYFPFVLLSNRKPEAAPDSE